GATCGCGATCGGAAAATAGAAGAGCTGACGAGTCAGTTGGAAGCGTTGAAGCGTATCGATCAGGAGATGCGAGGAAAAACTCGCCCGATTAAACCACCGTCCAATCTTCTGCCTCCCCAGCAGTCGGAGCAGGTCAAACCCTAGGGACCGTTATGGAGCAAGAACGCATTCTTGTTGTGGATGATGACGAAGGTCTCCTGCACCTGTTGAGGATGCGTCTTTCAGCGCTGAGGTTCTCAGTAACACCCTGCACGAATGGGCAGGACGCCTTGGCGGCTGCGCGGCAGGAGACGTTTGATATTGCGGTGACCGATCTGCGGTTGAGAGCAGAAGATGGGCTGGCACTGACCGAAGAGCTGCTCCGCATTCAACCGGGCTTGCCGGTCATTATTCTTACGGCCCATGGCAGCATACCGAATGCCGTGGAGGCGATGCAGCGGGGCGCCTTTGGGTATTTGACCAAACCGTTTGATGATAAGGAATTAAAGGCGACCATCGACAAGGCACTGATCCAGTTGCGAATGACCCGTGAGATTCAACGATTGAAGTCGTTAGTCAAAGAACTGTACGGCTTAGAAAACGTCATTGCGAGAAGTCCGGCGATGCAACGCTTATTTCAGCAGGTTGCTCAGATCGCCGATTCTGATGCCACTATCCTTCTCACCGGCGAAACTGGAACTGGCAAAGAGGTGCTTGCGCGAGTGCTGCATGCCAACAGCCGACGCTCAAAGGGACCTTTCGTGGCTCTGAATTGTGCGGCGGTCAGTGAGAGTCTTTTCGAAAGTGAGTTGTTCGGACACATTCGAGGAGCATTTACGAATGCTGTGACTGCAAAACAGGGCCTCTTTCAAAGTGCGAATGGCGGCACGCTGTTTCTCGACGAGATCGCAGAAATGTCGCTTCCTATGCAGGTCAAGTTGCTGAGAGCGGTGCAGGAGCGGGAGGTGCGCGAAGTAGGGGCGGGTTATGCGACGAAGGTCGATGTGCGAATTATTACGGCGACCAACAAAGACTTGGCAGAATGCGTGAAAGCAGGAACCTTTCGCCACGACCTGTACTACCGAATATCCGTTGTTCCGTTAGCCATCCCGCCCTTGCGAGAACGAAAAGATGATATTCCGTTGCTTGCTCAGCATTTTTTAATACACAGTGCTAAACGTGCCAATAAGGATGTGCGTGGGTTTACCACTGCGGCCATGCATCGACTCATTGCCTATCCATGGCCGGGAAACGTGCGGGAACTTGAAAATGTAGTTGAGAAAGCGGTGGTGATGTCTCGGCAAGACATGATAGTGCCCGAATTGCTCCCCTCAGTCGGTGTATCGACAGACATTGGCCTCAAGCCTTTGACTGAGGCCAAAGAAGAATTTGAACGTTCCTATTTGCGCAATGTGTTGCAGATGACGGGTGGGAACATTTCACGAGCTGCTCAATTTGCGGGGAGGTATCGGGCTGATTTTTATAAAATGTTAAAGAAGTATGGGTTGCACCCTTCTATGCTGAAAGAGCGCCATGACTTTGACTCAACCGGGATTGAGAATGAAGAGGAGGAGGTAAAAGACGCCTAGCCCTGCATGTGAGAGCCTGCGTGAAGATGGCGGCCAACGAGGCGTGTTAGCCGTCTGCTTGCCGAATGGCGTATCTTCGTTATTCGAACTCCGAAATTCTTTCCGCTGACCCACTGTACGACCGCTTCTTCAATCTCCAACGGTTTTTTATCTTCTGGATGATCCAGCCGCAGTGTGACCTTCATCCCTAATCTGACCTGATGGTCGCCTTGAATGCGCCAGCCTCCCGGCGAAATGTCCCAAACGATACCCTTTCCCAGAAAATCTTCCGAA
This is a stretch of genomic DNA from Nitrospira sp.. It encodes these proteins:
- a CDS encoding sigma-54-dependent Fis family transcriptional regulator — translated: MEQERILVVDDDEGLLHLLRMRLSALRFSVTPCTNGQDALAAARQETFDIAVTDLRLRAEDGLALTEELLRIQPGLPVIILTAHGSIPNAVEAMQRGAFGYLTKPFDDKELKATIDKALIQLRMTREIQRLKSLVKELYGLENVIARSPAMQRLFQQVAQIADSDATILLTGETGTGKEVLARVLHANSRRSKGPFVALNCAAVSESLFESELFGHIRGAFTNAVTAKQGLFQSANGGTLFLDEIAEMSLPMQVKLLRAVQEREVREVGAGYATKVDVRIITATNKDLAECVKAGTFRHDLYYRISVVPLAIPPLRERKDDIPLLAQHFLIHSAKRANKDVRGFTTAAMHRLIAYPWPGNVRELENVVEKAVVMSRQDMIVPELLPSVGVSTDIGLKPLTEAKEEFERSYLRNVLQMTGGNISRAAQFAGRYRADFYKMLKKYGLHPSMLKERHDFDSTGIENEEEEVKDA
- a CDS encoding PilZ domain-containing protein, translating into MANHFKLRTYQRVLLCSSCYYLSEDFLGKGIVWDISPGGWRIQGDHQVRLGMKVTLRLDHPEDKKPLEIEEAVVQWVSGKNFGVRITKIRHSASRRLTRLVGRHLHAGSHMQG